DNA from Flavobacteriales bacterium:
CTTCTGGGCGCGCTCGATGCTGCGCGTGACCATGCTGTGCTGGATCACCTCGCCCTCCTTGAGGCCCATGGTATCCATGATCTTGCTGATGCGCTCGCTGTTGAACAGGCGCATGAGGTCGTCCTCGAGGCTGACGTAGAACTGGGAGCTGCCGGGGTCGCCCTGGCGACCGGCGCGTCCGCGCAGCTGCCGGTCTACGCGGCGGCTCTCGTGCTTCTCGGTGCCGATGATCGCCAGGCCGCCCGCTTCCTTCACGCCGGGCCCCAGCTTGATGTCGGTTCCGCGGCCCGCCATGTTGGTGGCGATGGTGACCGTTCCGGCCAGGCCGGCATTGGCCACGATCTCGGCCTCGCGCTGGTGCTGCTTGGCGTTGAGCACTTGATGCGGGATCTTGCGCATGGTGAGCATCTTGCTCATCAGCTCGCTCACCTCCACGCTGGTGGTGCCCACGAGCACGGGGCGCCCAGCGTTGCGCAGCTGCTCGATCTCGTCGATTACCGCATTGTATTTCTCGCGCTTGGTCTTGAAGACCATGTCCTCATTGTCCTTGCGGATCACCGGCCGGTTGGTGGGGATCACCATCACGTCCAGCTTGTAGATGTCCCACAGCTCCTGCGCCTCGGTCTCGGCGGTGCCGGTCATGCCGGCGAGCTTGTGGTACATGCGGAAATAGTTCTGCAGGGTGATGGTGGCGTAGGTCTGCGTGGCGGCCTCCACCTTCACCTTCTCCTTGCTCTCGATGGCCTGGTGCAGCCCATCGCTGTAGCGGCGGCCTTCCAGGATGCGGCCGGTCTGCTCGTCCACGATCTTCACCTTCCCGTCCATCACCACGTACTCCACGTCCTTCTCATACAGGGCGTAGGCGCGGATCAGCTGGTTCACGGTGTGGATGCGCTCGCTCTTGACGCCGAAGTCGCGCAGCAGCTCATCCTTTCGGCGGGCCTTCTCCTCCACGGGCGACCCGCTCTTCTCGATCTCGGCGATGGTGCTGCCCACATCGGGCATGATGAAGAACGACGCGTCGTTCATGTCGCCGCTGATCAGGTCGACGCCCTTCTCGCAGAGCTCGATGCCATGCTGCTTCTCGTCGATGGTGAAGTAGAGCTCGGCATCCACCTTGGGCATGTCCTTCCCCTGGTCGGCGAGGTAGTGGTTCTCGGTCTTCTGCAGGTGGGCGCGCACGCCGGTCTCGCTCAGGTACTTGATGAGTGCGCCGTTCTTAGGCAGCCCGCGGTAGGCGCGGAGCAGGGCCATGCCGCCTTTCTCCAGCTGGTCCTTGGTGGCCGTGCCGTCGGAGAGGCCCTTCAGGTTCTCCTTGGCCTCGGTGATGAGGCGGGTGACGAGCTGCTTCTGCGCGGCGTAGAGGCGCTCCACGCGCGGCTTGTACTCGTCGAACTGGTGGATGTCGCCCTTGGGCGTGGGGCCGCTGATGATGAGGGGCGTGCGCGCATCGTCCACGAGCACGCTGTCCACCTCATCCACGATGGCGTAGTGGTGCTTGCGCTGCACCAGCGCGCTGGGCGCATGGGCCATGTTGTCCCGCAGGTAGTCGAAGCCGAACTCGTTGTTGGTGCCGTAGGTGATGTCGGCGAGGTAGGCGGCGCGCCGCTCGAGGCTGTTGGGCTGGTGCTTGTCGATGCAGTCCACGCGCAGGCCGTGGAACTCGTGGATGGGTCCCATCCACTCGGCGTCGCGCTTGGCCAGGTAGTCGTTCACCGTCACCACGTGCACGCCGCGGCCGGGCAGGGCATTCAGGAACACGGGCAGGGTGCTCACCAGGGTCTTGCCTTCGCCGGTGCCCATCTCGGCGATCTTCCCCTTGTGCAGGGCCACGCCGCCGATGAGCTGCACATCGTAGTGCACCATCTCCCAGGAGATGCGGTTGCCCGCGGCCATCCAGGAGTTGCTCCAAATGGCATCGTCGCCCTCGATGCGGATGGCGTCGGGGCGCTTGATGGCCAGTGCGCGGTCGAGTTCGGTGGCGCGCACGCGCAGCTCCTTGCTCTCCGAGAAGCGGCGTGCGGTCTCCTTCACGATGGCGAATGCCTCGGGCAGGATCTCCAGCAGCACATCCTCGATCTGCTTCACGCTCTGCTCCTCCAGCTTGTCGATCTCCTCGTAGCGGCGCTCGCGCTCGTGGATGTCCATGCGCGGGTCGGCGTCGATCTCCGCGCGCAGGGCCGCCACGCGTTCGTCATTCGCCTTGGTGCGCTCCGCGATGCGGGCCTTCAGGTCCTGCGTGCGCTGGCGCAGCTCGTTGTTGGAGAGGGGGGCCAGCTTGGCGAATTCGGCCTTGGTGCGCTCCACCAGGGGCATCACCTCTTTCAGGTCGCGCTGGTATTTGTCTCCGAAGACGCTCTTGAGGGCCTTGGTCAGGGATCCGATCATGTGCGGGGTCGATTGGCTGCGCGCTCGTTGGGCGCGCGCGGAAGGGTGGCAAAGGTAGCCGCCTGCGCCGAGCACAGACCCTGCCGGAACGGCGGCGCTGACAGGTCGTCAGGTGAATGACGAACCCCGCCGTGGGGCGGGGTTCGGGAAGCGGTCGTGACGGGGGCTCAGTACTCGTCCTCGTTGAAGAAGAAGTCCTCCTTCGAGGGGTAGTCCGGCCAGATGTCCTCGATGCTCTCGAAGACCTCTTCCTCGTCCTCGATGGCCTGCAGGTTCTCCACCACCTCGAGCGGGGCACCGGTGCGCATGGCGAAATCGATGAGCTCCTCCTTGGTGGCCGGCCAGGGCGCATCCTCCAGGTAGGAGGCGAGTTCGAGGGTCCAGTACATCTGCGGTCCTGTTGAGGTTTTCCGTAAAACGGGCGCAAATATAGACGGATGAGCACGCGGCGCACGGGGACTTTTCAACGGCTGTTCAGGCCCCGGCATGGCCGCGCTCAGCGGTGAGGGTGCCACGGGGTGTCCGGTACGCCGTGGGCCTTGCCGAGCAGCCGGGCCAGCACGAAGAAGTAGTCGGAGAGGCGGTTGAGGTAGCGCACGATGACCGGGTCGACCGCGGCGCCCGCAGCGAGCTGTACCACGCGGCGCTCGGCACGGCGGCACACGGTGCGGCAGATGTGGGCCTGGCTCACCGCCGGGTGGCCCCCTGGCAGGATGAAGCTCCGCATGGGTTCCAGCTCACGGTCCATGGCATCCATGCCCTGCTCGAGCGCGGCGATGTCCGCTTCCGCGATGGCTGGGACCTTGAATCGCTCGCGTTCCTCTGCGCTCCGGCTGGCCAGGTGGCTGCCGATGGTGAAGAGCGTGCGCTGGATGGTGAGGAGCGGTTCGGCATGGGACGGACCGGCCAGGTCGCGCAGCATGCCCGCGTGGCTGTTCAATTCATCCACGGTGCCATAGGCCTCGATGCGCGGGTCGTCCTTGGAGACGCGCACGCCGCCGAGGAGCCCGGTATCGCCCTTGTCGCCGGTTCTGGTGTAGATCTTCATGGGTTCGGGTTCGCAGGGCTCAACGCGCCAGGACGAACCAGCCGTGCTTCAGGTCGGGCAGCGGGCCGCGCAGCACGTAGGCATACACGCCTTCCGGCGCCGGAGCGCCGCCCACCGTTCCATCCCAGCCATCGCCGGCATCGCCTTCCCAGACCTGCTGTCCCCATTTGTTATGGATCGTCATCACGGGCGAGGCGCAAACCTCGGGCCCTCGGATGCGAAGGACGTCGTTGTTGCCATCATTGTTCGGCGTGAACGCATTCGGCACGTACCATTCCACCGGTATGAGCCCGTAGCCGGCGTGGAGCGTCATCGCCGCCGTATCGGCGCACATGGTGCCGGGGTCGGTGGTGAGCTGCACGTTGAACTGGCCCATGGAGCGGTAGATGTGCACCGGCGCATACCAGGAATCGGTGGTGTCGCCGTCGCCGAAATCCCAGTGGAAATGGGCCCCGCCCTGGGTGGTGTTCACGAAGTAGGTGCGCTCATCGCAGGGGTCGCTCTTCGTGTGGAAGGAGGCGAGGGCCGCGGGGAGGATCTTCACGGGCTTGCGTGCCGTGTCGGCGATGCAGCCCTGGAGGGCGACGAGTGTGACCGTGTGGGTGCCTGGCTGCTGGAAGGCGTGCACCGGGTCGTCGTCAGCGGCTTGGCCACCATCGCCGAACCACCAGCGGTGCTCGCTGGAGAGCTGCGAGGCGTTGGAGAAATGGACGTCGTGCCGCTGGCAGGCGCTGTCGGCCACGAGGAAGTCGGCCTGCGGCTGTATGCCCTCCACGGTGATGAGCGCCGGCTTGGTGAGGGTGAGCTGCTCGCCGCAGGCCTCCACGGTGAGGGTGACGTTGAAGGTGCCCACCCCGTAGCGGTGGGTGGGTTCCTCCCGCTGGTCGGTCCAGCCGTCGCCGAACTGCCAGT
Protein-coding regions in this window:
- the secA gene encoding preprotein translocase subunit SecA, with the protein product MIGSLTKALKSVFGDKYQRDLKEVMPLVERTKAEFAKLAPLSNNELRQRTQDLKARIAERTKANDERVAALRAEIDADPRMDIHERERRYEEIDKLEEQSVKQIEDVLLEILPEAFAIVKETARRFSESKELRVRATELDRALAIKRPDAIRIEGDDAIWSNSWMAAGNRISWEMVHYDVQLIGGVALHKGKIAEMGTGEGKTLVSTLPVFLNALPGRGVHVVTVNDYLAKRDAEWMGPIHEFHGLRVDCIDKHQPNSLERRAAYLADITYGTNNEFGFDYLRDNMAHAPSALVQRKHHYAIVDEVDSVLVDDARTPLIISGPTPKGDIHQFDEYKPRVERLYAAQKQLVTRLITEAKENLKGLSDGTATKDQLEKGGMALLRAYRGLPKNGALIKYLSETGVRAHLQKTENHYLADQGKDMPKVDAELYFTIDEKQHGIELCEKGVDLISGDMNDASFFIMPDVGSTIAEIEKSGSPVEEKARRKDELLRDFGVKSERIHTVNQLIRAYALYEKDVEYVVMDGKVKIVDEQTGRILEGRRYSDGLHQAIESKEKVKVEAATQTYATITLQNYFRMYHKLAGMTGTAETEAQELWDIYKLDVMVIPTNRPVIRKDNEDMVFKTKREKYNAVIDEIEQLRNAGRPVLVGTTSVEVSELMSKMLTMRKIPHQVLNAKQHQREAEIVANAGLAGTVTIATNMAGRGTDIKLGPGVKEAGGLAIIGTEKHESRRVDRQLRGRAGRQGDPGSSQFYVSLEDDLMRLFNSERISKIMDTMGLKEGEVIQHSMVTRSIERAQKKVEENNFGIRKRLLEYDDVMNSQRTVIYKRRHNALFGERLKLDILNMFHDVVSATVAEFHPAGDFDGFQFELFRKFSAESPVGEDEFKRMKADEVTDRVFDGVMATYDRHMARTAAQAMPVITDVFLNQGAQYENIVVPITDGLKTMQVVANLQKCYKSEGRELGNSIEKYITLAIIDNEWKEHLREMDELRRSVQNAAIEQKDPLLIYKLESFNLFKAMMERMNGEVVGFLARAGLPSAQPQVQEAQAPRPPQQRLQTSRTDVPQYGGGQSTAPPRPAPAGGAPQRGPLPPPQGPRQPIAPVRVEKEPGRNDPCPCGSGKKYKQCHGKGA
- a CDS encoding DUF2795 domain-containing protein, with protein sequence MYWTLELASYLEDAPWPATKEELIDFAMRTGAPLEVVENLQAIEDEEEVFESIEDIWPDYPSKEDFFFNEDEY
- a CDS encoding cob(I)yrinic acid a,c-diamide adenosyltransferase encodes the protein MKIYTRTGDKGDTGLLGGVRVSKDDPRIEAYGTVDELNSHAGMLRDLAGPSHAEPLLTIQRTLFTIGSHLASRSAEERERFKVPAIAEADIAALEQGMDAMDRELEPMRSFILPGGHPAVSQAHICRTVCRRAERRVVQLAAGAAVDPVIVRYLNRLSDYFFVLARLLGKAHGVPDTPWHPHR